One genomic window of Niveibacterium sp. SC-1 includes the following:
- a CDS encoding ACP phosphodiesterase, with amino-acid sequence MNYLAHAYLAAPDADCIVGGVMGDFVKGPLPGALAPALARGVGLHRAIDSYAETHPAFQRSRARVSAGRRRVSGIMVDLFYDHFLAQDWARYVEEPLAHFSARVYALLAAQPALPERLEEVLPLMRTHDWLQSYARIEVVGRALDRMARYRLRQPNPLEGALEELQRDYAGFATDFAAFLPDARDFAQDWLAQRPLQH; translated from the coding sequence ATGAACTACCTCGCCCACGCCTATCTCGCCGCGCCCGATGCGGATTGCATCGTCGGCGGGGTGATGGGCGATTTCGTCAAAGGGCCGCTGCCCGGCGCGCTGGCGCCAGCGCTGGCGCGTGGCGTCGGGCTGCATCGCGCGATCGACAGCTATGCCGAGACGCATCCGGCCTTCCAGCGCAGCCGGGCGCGGGTGTCGGCCGGGCGCCGGCGGGTGTCCGGGATCATGGTCGATCTCTTCTATGACCACTTCCTCGCGCAGGACTGGGCGCGCTACGTGGAGGAGCCGCTGGCGCACTTCAGCGCACGGGTTTACGCCTTGCTCGCGGCCCAGCCGGCCCTGCCGGAGCGCCTGGAAGAAGTCCTGCCGCTCATGCGGACGCACGACTGGCTTCAGTCCTACGCCCGGATCGAGGTGGTCGGGCGGGCGCTCGATCGCATGGCGCGGTACCGCCTGCGCCAGCCCAATCCGCTGGAAGGCGCGCTGGAAGAGTTGCAGCGGGACTACGCTGGTTTCGCCACGGACTTCGCTGCCTTCCTTCCCGACGCGCGGGACTTTGCGCAGGACTGGCTGGCTCAGCGGCCCCTGCAGCACTGA
- a CDS encoding glutathione S-transferase — MITVHHLNNSRSQRVLWLLEELGLEYALQFYQRDPRTLLAPPELKAIHPLGKSPVLTDDGITVAESGAIIEYLLDRHDAGQLRPPAGTPERLRFTYWLHFAEGSAMPQLLLKLVLDRIRNAPAPFFVRPIARAIADKVGKATVQPNLAAQLDFMEAELARDPWFAGTAFSAADIQMSFPIEAAAARAGLDASRPRLMDWLARIRARPAYVRAVARGGPYSMVGGND; from the coding sequence ATGATCACGGTTCACCACCTGAACAATTCGCGCTCTCAACGCGTGCTGTGGTTGCTCGAGGAGCTGGGGCTGGAATACGCCCTGCAGTTCTACCAGCGTGACCCCCGCACCCTGCTGGCGCCGCCCGAGCTCAAGGCCATCCATCCCCTGGGCAAGTCGCCGGTGCTCACCGATGACGGCATCACGGTCGCGGAGTCGGGCGCGATCATCGAATACCTGCTGGACCGCCACGACGCCGGCCAGTTGCGCCCGCCGGCAGGCACGCCGGAACGCCTGCGCTTTACCTACTGGCTGCACTTCGCCGAGGGCTCGGCAATGCCCCAGCTATTGCTCAAGCTCGTTCTCGACCGGATCCGCAACGCGCCCGCACCCTTCTTCGTGCGGCCGATCGCCCGCGCGATCGCCGACAAGGTGGGCAAGGCCACGGTCCAGCCCAACCTCGCGGCCCAGCTGGATTTCATGGAGGCCGAACTGGCGCGCGACCCCTGGTTCGCCGGCACGGCCTTCTCTGCGGCCGACATCCAGATGAGCTTCCCGATCGAGGCCGCGGCCGCGCGCGCCGGCCTGGACGCGTCACGGCCCCGCTTGATGGACTGGCTCGCACGCATCCGGGCACGGCCGGCCTACGTGCGCGCCGTAGCTCGCGGCGGTCCGTACTCGATGGTGGGCGGCAACGACTGA
- a CDS encoding methyl-accepting chemotaxis protein, which produces MPRLRCSCPRSRPIWRAWQTTCRGAQRQRESADSIAAAARELSHTVRSIAEGAHEADKFGVQVLQATGDADAASARSAGQILQVGDSVGTLARELEALRESCASIEATLELIGNIAARTRILSLNAAIEASRAGEAGLGFAVVADEVRTLADQTSAATQGVATVLQRIQGQAEGAHAAMRAVAQDVQGSVDATSLARERLQAAARHIDTLIGSVHTIAEAGAQQHAQVVAVAQGIETVAAGTRQQLDDAHGLAASANQARAQTESLLMEVGTFRFGGHATIRQRVEAAVGAWRLQTLDAERLEAELGTLCAESEAFELLYVTDLRGRQITANIGRARCDESARGRDWSTRPWFREALTRDVAYISDIYRSLATDDFCFTVSVPLRDAQGRAIGVLGADARFDHLVRG; this is translated from the coding sequence TTGCCGCGACTTCGGTGCTCCTGTCCGAGGTCGCGCCCCATCTGGCGCGCCTGGCAGACAACCTGCAGGGGCGCTCAACGCCAGCGCGAAAGCGCCGACTCGATCGCGGCGGCCGCGCGCGAGCTCTCCCACACCGTCCGCAGCATCGCCGAAGGCGCGCATGAGGCCGACAAGTTCGGCGTCCAGGTCCTGCAAGCCACCGGCGACGCCGACGCAGCGAGTGCACGCTCCGCCGGGCAGATCCTTCAGGTCGGCGACAGCGTCGGTACCCTGGCCCGTGAGCTGGAGGCCCTGCGCGAGAGCTGCGCCTCGATCGAAGCGACCCTGGAGCTGATCGGCAACATCGCCGCCCGCACCCGCATCCTGTCCCTCAACGCCGCGATCGAGGCTTCCCGTGCCGGCGAGGCCGGGCTCGGCTTCGCGGTGGTCGCCGACGAGGTACGCACCCTCGCCGACCAGACCAGCGCCGCCACCCAAGGCGTGGCCACGGTCTTGCAGCGCATCCAGGGCCAGGCGGAAGGCGCGCATGCCGCCATGCGCGCTGTGGCGCAAGACGTGCAGGGCAGCGTCGACGCCACCAGCCTCGCGCGCGAACGTCTGCAGGCAGCGGCCCGCCACATCGACACCCTGATTGGCAGCGTGCATACGATCGCCGAAGCCGGCGCGCAACAGCACGCCCAGGTCGTCGCCGTGGCGCAGGGCATCGAGACGGTGGCCGCCGGAACCCGGCAGCAACTGGACGACGCCCACGGCCTCGCCGCCAGCGCCAACCAGGCGCGGGCGCAGACGGAAAGCCTGCTGATGGAGGTCGGCACCTTCCGCTTCGGCGGCCACGCCACGATCCGTCAGCGGGTGGAGGCCGCGGTCGGCGCGTGGCGACTGCAGACCCTGGACGCCGAGCGACTGGAGGCGGAACTCGGGACCCTCTGTGCCGAATCCGAAGCCTTCGAACTGCTCTATGTCACCGACCTGCGGGGGCGCCAGATCACCGCGAACATCGGCCGAGCCCGGTGCGATGAGTCCGCCCGCGGCCGGGACTGGAGCACGCGCCCCTGGTTCCGCGAGGCGCTCACGCGCGACGTCGCCTACATCTCGGACATCTACCGCTCGCTGGCCACGGATGACTTCTGCTTTACCGTCTCGGTGCCGCTGCGCGACGCGCAGGGGCGCGCGATAGGCGTGCTGGGGGCGGATGCACGCTTCGACCATCTCGTGCGGGGCTGA
- a CDS encoding DEAD/DEAH box helicase: MTDSAAASAQTFAELGLGEALLRALADVGYETPSPIQAACIPELLDGHDLLGEAQTGTGKTAAFALPLLQRIDPAKRKPQILILTPTRELAIQVAEACSRYAKHLPGFHVLPVYGGQSMVVQLRGLSRGAHVIVGTPGRVMDHIERESLVLDDLKALVLDEADEMLRMGFIDDVEWILEHTPSTRQTALFSATMPEPIRRVAHQHLREPREVKIRAATTTVAAITQRYWQVRGLDKPDALSRILEAEEDFDAAIVFVRTKTATVELAEKMEARGYAVAALNGDMTQGLREQVIERLKSGSLDMVVATDVAARGIDVPRVSHVINYDIPYDTEAYVHRIGRTGRAGRQGTAILFVAPREFRMLRAIERATRQPIEPISLPTRADLAGRRVAQFKQQVIDILEGENLEFFVDLVGQIEQEQDLSAHEIAAALAWLAQRERPLQLNPSEYPDETAPRPRENRGERGGDTRGEGRRDNRYEDRAERGERRPQGDRHEGPRENRGESRGENRGEILARRRDFADGKLARYRIELGREHGVSPGEIVGAIANEGGIEGRNIGQINLFGEYSTVELPSDLPEPVLKKIGGARIRNLKLRIRPFVEYADGHGGNPQGGAPRGGDERRPYPAKPRQDGAPRSAPGAKKPFSPRDKGDRPFKPKRKDG; the protein is encoded by the coding sequence ATGACCGACTCCGCCGCCGCTTCGGCCCAAACTTTTGCCGAACTCGGCCTGGGCGAGGCGCTTCTGCGCGCGCTCGCCGACGTGGGCTACGAAACGCCTTCACCGATCCAGGCCGCCTGCATCCCAGAGCTGCTGGACGGCCACGACCTGCTGGGCGAAGCGCAAACCGGCACCGGCAAGACCGCGGCCTTCGCGCTGCCGCTGCTCCAGCGCATCGACCCAGCCAAGCGCAAGCCGCAGATCCTCATCCTCACGCCGACGCGCGAGCTCGCGATCCAGGTGGCCGAGGCCTGCAGCCGCTACGCCAAACATCTACCCGGCTTCCATGTGCTGCCGGTGTACGGCGGCCAGAGCATGGTCGTGCAGCTGCGCGGACTCTCGCGTGGCGCACATGTCATCGTCGGCACGCCGGGCCGCGTGATGGACCACATCGAGCGCGAGAGCCTGGTGCTCGACGATCTCAAGGCACTGGTGCTGGACGAGGCCGACGAGATGCTGCGCATGGGCTTCATCGACGACGTCGAATGGATCCTCGAACACACGCCCAGCACGCGCCAGACCGCACTCTTCTCCGCCACCATGCCGGAGCCGATCCGCCGTGTGGCCCATCAGCACCTGCGCGAACCGCGCGAGGTGAAGATCCGCGCGGCCACCACCACGGTCGCCGCGATCACCCAGCGCTACTGGCAGGTGCGCGGTCTCGACAAGCCCGACGCGCTCTCGCGCATCCTGGAAGCCGAGGAAGATTTCGACGCGGCGATCGTGTTCGTGCGCACCAAGACCGCGACGGTCGAACTTGCCGAAAAGATGGAGGCGCGCGGCTACGCCGTCGCCGCGCTCAACGGCGACATGACCCAAGGCCTGCGCGAACAGGTGATCGAGCGGCTCAAGAGCGGCTCGCTCGACATGGTGGTCGCCACCGATGTCGCAGCGCGCGGCATCGACGTGCCGCGTGTCAGTCACGTCATCAACTACGACATTCCCTACGACACCGAGGCCTATGTGCACCGCATCGGTCGCACCGGGCGGGCGGGTCGCCAGGGCACGGCGATCCTCTTCGTCGCGCCGCGCGAATTCCGCATGCTGCGGGCGATCGAACGCGCCACGCGCCAGCCGATCGAACCGATCTCGCTGCCCACGCGCGCCGATCTCGCCGGTCGCCGTGTCGCGCAGTTCAAGCAGCAGGTGATCGACATCCTTGAGGGCGAGAACCTGGAATTCTTCGTCGACCTCGTCGGCCAGATCGAGCAGGAACAGGACCTCTCCGCACATGAGATCGCTGCCGCCCTGGCCTGGCTCGCGCAGCGCGAACGCCCGCTGCAGCTGAACCCGAGCGAATACCCGGACGAGACTGCGCCGCGGCCGCGTGAAAACCGCGGAGAGCGCGGAGGCGATACCCGCGGCGAAGGCCGTCGCGACAACCGCTACGAAGACCGCGCAGAGCGCGGAGAACGCCGCCCTCAGGGCGACCGCCATGAAGGCCCGCGCGAGAACCGTGGCGAAAGTCGGGGAGAAAACCGCGGCGAGATCCTCGCGCGACGCCGCGACTTCGCCGACGGCAAGCTCGCGCGCTATCGCATCGAACTTGGCCGCGAGCACGGCGTGTCACCCGGGGAGATCGTCGGCGCAATCGCCAACGAAGGTGGCATCGAAGGCCGCAACATCGGCCAGATCAATCTCTTCGGCGAATACTCGACGGTGGAGTTGCCCAGCGACCTGCCTGAACCGGTGCTCAAGAAAATCGGTGGCGCGCGCATCCGCAATCTCAAGCTGCGGATCCGGCCTTTCGTGGAGTACGCCGACGGCCATGGCGGCAATCCGCAGGGTGGCGCGCCTCGCGGCGGTGATGAGCGTCGCCCCTATCCGGCCAAACCCAGGCAGGACGGGGCGCCGCGTAGCGCACCGGGTGCCAAGAAGCCGTTCAGCCCCCGAGACAAGGGCGACCGTCCGTTCAAGCCCAAGCGCAAGGACGGCTGA
- a CDS encoding AI-2E family transporter, whose protein sequence is MNLPAEPAVLVPDAAPLATPRAPRLRSTRAVRGLFVLAILYSLYFAKAVFLPIALALLFAFALRPVVRALHRLRVPEGVAAGLVVFGLLAVLGVGLHALANPAMDWMEGAPQTLREVERKIGKFKRSVETVQRATDKIDDLASVGRKPSTHAAPARDERSLSLALFNSAPSFFLSAFAIVVLLLFLLASGDHFLRKIVKVLPQLRDKIRAVEVARAIELEVGRYLFATALINLGLGAATAAVMGLLGLPNPVLWGVMVATLNFIPYLGATVSLAVLSLVALVSFDSLGQALVVPAVFLGLTTLEGQLIQPLVMGRHFAVTPVLIFVALLFWGWMWGIAGAVMAVPILVAIKILATHIPSLAPLREFLDR, encoded by the coding sequence ATGAATCTGCCTGCCGAGCCTGCGGTGCTCGTGCCCGACGCCGCCCCCCTCGCGACCCCGCGCGCCCCCCGCTTGCGCAGCACCCGCGCGGTGCGTGGCCTGTTCGTTCTGGCCATCCTCTATTCGCTGTACTTCGCCAAGGCGGTCTTCCTGCCGATCGCCCTGGCGCTGCTGTTCGCCTTCGCGCTGCGTCCGGTCGTACGTGCGCTGCATCGACTTCGCGTGCCCGAAGGCGTGGCGGCGGGCCTAGTGGTCTTCGGCCTGCTTGCGGTGCTAGGCGTCGGACTTCACGCGCTGGCCAACCCCGCGATGGACTGGATGGAGGGCGCGCCGCAGACCCTGCGCGAAGTCGAACGCAAGATCGGCAAATTCAAGCGTTCGGTGGAAACGGTGCAGCGGGCGACCGACAAGATCGACGACCTGGCGAGCGTCGGACGCAAGCCCTCAACGCACGCCGCGCCGGCCCGCGACGAGCGCTCGCTGAGCCTCGCGCTCTTCAACAGCGCGCCAAGTTTCTTCCTCAGCGCCTTCGCGATCGTGGTGCTGCTGCTCTTCCTGCTGGCTTCCGGCGATCACTTCCTGCGCAAGATCGTGAAGGTGCTGCCGCAGCTGCGCGACAAGATCCGTGCGGTCGAGGTGGCCAGGGCGATCGAGTTGGAGGTCGGCCGCTACCTTTTCGCCACGGCGCTCATCAACCTCGGGCTGGGAGCGGCGACGGCCGCGGTGATGGGCCTGCTCGGTCTGCCCAACCCCGTGCTCTGGGGCGTGATGGTGGCGACGCTCAATTTCATTCCCTACCTCGGAGCGACCGTCAGCCTCGCGGTGCTGAGCCTGGTCGCGCTGGTGAGCTTCGACAGCCTCGGCCAGGCGTTGGTGGTTCCGGCGGTCTTTCTTGGCCTGACGACGCTGGAAGGTCAGCTGATCCAGCCACTGGTGATGGGGCGGCATTTCGCGGTGACACCGGTCCTGATCTTCGTCGCGCTGCTCTTCTGGGGCTGGATGTGGGGCATCGCCGGTGCGGTGATGGCGGTCCCCATCCTCGTCGCCATCAAGATCCTTGCCACGCACATCCCGTCGCTGGCGCCGCTGCGGGAGTTTCTCGACCGCTGA
- a CDS encoding SlyX family protein translates to MQERIIELESKLTLAEDLLDELNRTVFRQQLEIDRLQTQVRQIVLQLQSAPSAEARSAADEIPPHY, encoded by the coding sequence ATGCAAGAACGCATCATCGAACTCGAATCCAAGCTCACGCTGGCCGAAGACCTGCTCGACGAGCTCAACCGCACCGTCTTCCGCCAGCAGCTGGAAATCGACCGCCTGCAAACGCAGGTGCGCCAGATCGTCCTGCAGCTGCAGAGCGCGCCCAGTGCGGAAGCGCGTAGCGCGGCGGACGAGATCCCGCCACATTACTGA
- a CDS encoding PEP-CTERM sorting domain-containing protein: MKKKLAALACLAGFASAGHAATITYSDFSSTAGLQLNGNAAQVGNVLRLTPADFFQSGSAFTSSALGLDVDASFSTAFRFRLSNANDFCDGQGCGADGFTFVLQTNANNVGGSGGGIGYSGIPNSVAVEFDTWNNGGDDNNSSNHVGIDLNGSVASVALSEVTEADMNNGGIWSAWVDYNGATDTMEVRLALGEAVPRPVSALLSYVVDLTGVLGTSDAFAGFTSGTGGGFADHDILAWQFNTRYAPIDHVDQGGQVPEPASLALLGMGLFALVGSRRRRG; encoded by the coding sequence ATGAAGAAGAAACTCGCCGCCCTCGCCTGCCTGGCAGGCTTTGCCAGTGCCGGCCATGCCGCGACCATCACTTATAGTGATTTCTCCAGCACCGCGGGCCTGCAACTCAACGGCAATGCAGCCCAGGTGGGCAACGTGCTGCGCCTGACGCCGGCGGACTTTTTCCAGAGTGGTTCGGCCTTCACCTCCAGCGCCCTCGGGCTGGACGTCGATGCGTCCTTCAGCACCGCCTTCCGCTTCCGCCTGAGCAATGCCAACGATTTCTGCGACGGCCAGGGCTGTGGCGCAGACGGCTTCACCTTCGTGCTCCAGACCAATGCCAACAATGTCGGCGGGTCGGGAGGCGGCATCGGTTACTCCGGCATCCCGAACAGTGTTGCCGTGGAATTTGACACCTGGAACAACGGCGGGGACGACAACAACAGCAGCAACCATGTCGGCATCGACCTCAACGGCAGCGTCGCTTCGGTCGCGCTGAGCGAAGTCACCGAGGCCGACATGAACAACGGCGGCATCTGGAGCGCCTGGGTCGACTACAACGGCGCCACCGACACGATGGAAGTGCGTCTCGCACTGGGTGAGGCGGTGCCACGTCCGGTCAGTGCACTGTTGAGTTACGTGGTCGATCTCACCGGTGTGCTGGGTACCTCGGATGCCTTCGCAGGTTTCACCTCAGGCACGGGAGGCGGTTTTGCCGACCATGACATCCTGGCTTGGCAGTTCAACACCCGCTATGCCCCGATCGACCATGTGGACCAGGGGGGCCAAGTGCCGGAACCGGCCTCACTGGCGCTCCTGGGCATGGGCCTGTTTGCGCTGGTGGGCAGTCGTCGCCGCCGCGGCTGA
- a CDS encoding restriction endonuclease: MLQKERESSWPERLAGLRWPAVALLAATVFVLGYLTLPFMAASMGAGASGLSNLRGLAVLVSFFLSSLALYRFLRERAAHAWFDAQTPLAAAPVLPVAPATRGRPLAGAIPAPEAHWTAELLENLGSGSLQAVCVALYRHKGFRAEPAPMGPDGSTEIRLWRDTIEGETWPYAIVRCRAWSEAVGEGQIRELLAVMAHERIPRAFFVAPRGFDEAARAFAHGNPLTLLDGRLLLAMLERLPAEERHAMIEVARKA; the protein is encoded by the coding sequence GTGTTGCAGAAAGAACGCGAATCATCCTGGCCTGAACGTCTTGCCGGCTTGCGCTGGCCGGCGGTGGCCCTGCTCGCCGCGACCGTCTTCGTCCTGGGCTACCTCACGCTGCCGTTCATGGCGGCCAGCATGGGCGCCGGTGCCAGCGGTCTTTCCAACCTGCGCGGGCTGGCGGTGCTGGTGAGCTTCTTCTTGAGCAGCCTCGCCTTGTACAGGTTCCTGCGCGAGCGTGCAGCCCACGCCTGGTTTGACGCGCAGACGCCTCTCGCCGCCGCGCCGGTCCTCCCTGTCGCGCCGGCCACCCGCGGCCGCCCGCTGGCCGGCGCGATTCCTGCGCCCGAAGCGCATTGGACCGCCGAACTGCTGGAGAACCTTGGCAGCGGCAGCCTCCAGGCCGTCTGCGTAGCGCTTTACCGGCACAAGGGCTTCCGTGCGGAACCCGCGCCCATGGGGCCGGATGGCAGTACCGAAATCCGTCTCTGGCGCGACACCATCGAGGGTGAGACCTGGCCCTACGCGATCGTCCGCTGCCGGGCCTGGTCCGAGGCTGTGGGCGAGGGCCAGATCCGCGAGCTCCTCGCCGTCATGGCCCACGAGCGCATTCCGCGGGCCTTTTTCGTGGCGCCGCGCGGATTTGACGAGGCCGCGCGCGCCTTTGCCCACGGCAATCCGCTGACGCTCCTGGACGGGCGCCTGCTGCTGGCCATGCTCGAACGCCTCCCGGCCGAGGAGCGCCACGCCATGATCGAGGTCGCACGCAAGGCCTGA
- the infA gene encoding translation initiation factor IF-1 translates to MAKEELLELAGVVNEVLPDTRFRVTLENGVEVIAYVSGKMRKHRIRILAGDKVNLEMSPYDLTKARITFRHIETRGPAPSGGNSNYRRR, encoded by the coding sequence TTGGCCAAAGAAGAACTTCTGGAACTCGCCGGTGTTGTTAACGAAGTGCTGCCGGACACCCGTTTCCGCGTCACGCTGGAAAACGGCGTCGAAGTCATCGCCTACGTCTCGGGCAAGATGCGCAAGCACCGCATCCGCATCCTGGCTGGCGATAAGGTGAATCTTGAGATGTCGCCTTACGACCTGACCAAGGCACGCATCACTTTCCGCCACATCGAAACGCGCGGCCCGGCCCCGTCCGGCGGAAATTCCAACTACCGCCGTCGCTGA
- a CDS encoding DUF2789 domain-containing protein produces the protein METPLHSMANLFAQLGLPQDPAAIDAFIASHAPLPDDIALAEAKFWTPAQAALLREALRADADWAEVVDQLSVRLRAPH, from the coding sequence ATGGAAACCCCGCTACACAGTATGGCGAACCTCTTCGCCCAGCTCGGCCTGCCGCAGGATCCCGCGGCCATCGACGCCTTCATCGCCAGCCACGCGCCCCTGCCCGATGACATTGCGCTCGCCGAGGCGAAGTTCTGGACACCGGCGCAGGCCGCCCTGCTGCGCGAGGCCCTGCGTGCCGACGCGGACTGGGCGGAGGTCGTAGACCAACTCTCGGTACGCTTGCGCGCGCCTCACTGA
- a CDS encoding cold-shock protein has protein sequence MATGTVKWFNDSKGFGFITPDGGGDDLFAHFSAIQSKGFRTLAENQRVSFEVTTGPKGKQASNIQVIE, from the coding sequence ATGGCAACTGGTACCGTTAAGTGGTTCAACGACTCCAAGGGTTTTGGCTTCATCACTCCGGACGGCGGCGGCGACGACCTCTTCGCTCACTTCTCCGCGATTCAATCCAAGGGTTTCCGTACCCTGGCTGAAAATCAGCGCGTGAGCTTCGAAGTCACCACCGGCCCCAAGGGCAAGCAAGCTTCGAACATCCAGGTCATCGAGTAA
- a CDS encoding DUF2277 domain-containing protein has product MCRSIKTLFNFEPPATEAEIRAAAVQFVRKLSGFHHPSRANEAAFSQAVDEVSAAAATLIAALVTQAPPRDREAEAEKARARAAPRYLRAG; this is encoded by the coding sequence ATGTGCCGCAGCATCAAGACGCTTTTCAATTTCGAGCCCCCGGCCACCGAGGCGGAGATCCGCGCCGCCGCCGTGCAGTTCGTGCGCAAGCTCAGTGGTTTCCATCATCCCTCCAGGGCCAACGAAGCCGCCTTCAGCCAGGCAGTGGACGAAGTCAGCGCGGCCGCCGCCACGCTTATCGCCGCACTGGTCACGCAGGCGCCGCCGCGCGACCGCGAGGCCGAAGCCGAGAAGGCACGGGCCCGCGCCGCACCGCGCTATCTGCGCGCAGGCTGA
- the ylqF gene encoding ribosome biogenesis GTPase YlqF produces MPIQWFPGHMNSARRKAADTLANIDVVIEVLDARLPEASSNPMIRDLREFRQRPCLRVLNKADLADPEATAQWLAYYDAQPGVKAVALSCKVPGEANKVPGLCQNLAPHRNDGTKPLRMMVMGIPNVGKSTLVNALMNRRVAKVGDEPAVTKSQQTLELGNGRTLVDTPGMMWPRIDYDSDGYMLAASHAIGTNAVIESEVAAFLAELLRQRYPAELAARYKFASLDGMDGPAIVEAVGRKRGCLVKGGGLDLDKAALVLLTDYRSGAIGRISLETPETRAAMRAAHAEAAAARAAAAAAAAEERGDAAS; encoded by the coding sequence ATGCCCATCCAGTGGTTTCCCGGCCATATGAACTCGGCGCGCCGTAAGGCCGCCGACACCCTGGCCAATATCGACGTGGTGATCGAGGTGCTGGACGCCCGCCTGCCCGAGGCGAGCAGCAACCCGATGATCCGCGACCTGCGCGAGTTCCGGCAGCGCCCCTGCCTGCGCGTGCTCAACAAGGCCGACCTCGCCGACCCCGAGGCGACGGCGCAATGGCTCGCCTACTACGACGCACAGCCGGGCGTGAAGGCGGTGGCACTGTCCTGCAAGGTGCCGGGCGAGGCGAACAAGGTACCTGGCCTGTGCCAGAACTTGGCACCGCATCGCAACGACGGCACCAAGCCGTTGCGCATGATGGTCATGGGCATCCCCAACGTGGGCAAATCCACGCTGGTCAACGCCCTGATGAACCGCCGCGTCGCCAAGGTGGGCGACGAGCCCGCGGTGACCAAAAGCCAGCAGACGCTGGAGCTGGGCAATGGCCGCACGCTCGTCGATACGCCGGGAATGATGTGGCCGCGCATCGACTACGACTCCGACGGCTACATGCTCGCGGCCAGCCATGCGATCGGCACCAACGCGGTGATCGAGAGCGAGGTCGCCGCCTTCCTCGCTGAACTCCTGCGCCAGCGCTACCCCGCGGAACTGGCGGCGCGCTACAAGTTCGCCTCGCTCGATGGCATGGATGGTCCCGCGATCGTGGAAGCCGTGGGGCGCAAGCGCGGTTGCCTGGTGAAGGGGGGCGGCCTGGATCTGGACAAGGCCGCCCTGGTGCTCCTGACCGACTACCGCTCCGGCGCGATCGGCCGCATCAGCCTGGAGACGCCCGAGACGCGCGCCGCGATGCGGGCGGCTCACGCCGAAGCCGCGGCCGCCCGCGCCGCAGCTGCCGCCGCGGCTGCCGAAGAGCGGGGCGATGCGGCCTCCTGA
- a CDS encoding polysaccharide lyase: MPESVRRDSWARGAAWGVCLVGLLVLPAAHADCMNETHPMTELDLAAVLRGEVPLEGHYHFQNGEVREEGGLRFLRVRYPRGSIDPGGVARHDTPAGGIGFRWRLPGPGADCQVLRYRLRFAPGFDFVRGGKLPGLGGGAGNTGGHIPNGRDGFSARLMWRQGGAGELYAYLPESETWGSSIGRGRWHFEPGRWISVEERLRLNTLGQADGEVRILIDGAEVLHAEGLHFRDVATLKADLLLFETFFGGNTADWAPPADTWVDFAGVAVGAGNVPEQ; this comes from the coding sequence ATGCCCGAGTCCGTCCGGCGCGACAGCTGGGCGCGCGGGGCCGCTTGGGGCGTCTGCCTCGTCGGGCTTCTCGTCTTGCCCGCCGCGCACGCCGACTGCATGAACGAAACACACCCGATGACCGAACTCGATCTGGCCGCCGTCCTGCGCGGCGAGGTGCCGCTGGAAGGGCACTACCACTTCCAGAATGGGGAGGTCCGCGAAGAGGGCGGCCTGCGCTTCCTCCGGGTGCGCTACCCGCGCGGTTCCATCGACCCGGGCGGGGTGGCGCGTCACGACACGCCTGCGGGCGGCATCGGCTTTCGCTGGCGCCTGCCCGGACCCGGTGCGGACTGCCAGGTCCTGCGTTACCGGCTGCGCTTCGCCCCCGGTTTCGATTTCGTCCGGGGCGGCAAGCTGCCGGGCCTGGGCGGCGGCGCGGGCAATACCGGCGGCCATATCCCCAACGGCCGCGACGGCTTCTCCGCACGTCTGATGTGGCGCCAGGGCGGCGCCGGCGAGCTCTATGCCTATCTGCCCGAGAGCGAGACCTGGGGCAGCTCGATCGGCCGCGGACGCTGGCATTTCGAGCCGGGGCGCTGGATCAGCGTCGAGGAACGGCTGCGCCTGAACACCCTCGGCCAGGCCGACGGCGAGGTGCGCATCCTGATCGACGGCGCAGAGGTGCTGCACGCCGAGGGCCTGCACTTTCGCGACGTGGCGACGCTCAAGGCGGACCTCTTGCTGTTCGAGACCTTCTTTGGTGGCAATACCGCCGATTGGGCTCCGCCCGCCGATACCTGGGTTGATTTTGCGGGCGTCGCGGTGGGCGCCGGGAACGTGCCGGAGCAGTAA